One window of the Chryseobacterium camelliae genome contains the following:
- a CDS encoding endonuclease — translation MKKLLLSGIIFSSLLHAQAPSGYYDGTAGLSGYALKSKLHDIVSARNINWNYGDLTNYYNQTDLDRYYDHGASNTTILLDMYSEIPSGPDAYEYTTANIIGSASAEGQGWNREHMMPQSTFYSNYPMYSDLFYVVPTDARINQLRSNYPYGISTTTASNIYYTFTNTSKIGKSAIPNWVYTGRVYEPIDEFKGDVARSLLYFAVRYEGKLGTFNFDNNVSPASDTNPLDGTEERAFDPAYIAMLMQWHAQDPVSQREIDRNNAVYAIQHNRNPFIDNPAWVSAIWGQAPDAVAPQVPGNAAAIQTGAHFATLSWSASTSSDVIGYKIYQNGNLAGATRGTSISIDHLTPSTAYTFTVKAYDNGYLYSADSNTVSVTTAASDAYAKDLFISKYLEGTSNNKALEITNKTGHPVNLSDYRLSIQMPSSSSFYFPDPYELEGILQNNQTAVILNPGANFSCYTLDQARFVTAAPQMTFSGNQYVELRYKSNATVDAIGVTGQNNSSVLANVSLYRKSSINQPAVTFDINEWEVYGTNYCQNLGVLGTSDILSASNENNNLKLYPNPVSETIFVNGKTDAVRTAEILDYSGKQIYLEKDPFRYKNSIPVQGLPTGSYLLRLDDKTYPFIKK, via the coding sequence ATGAAAAAACTACTCCTCTCTGGTATTATATTTTCATCTTTGCTGCATGCACAGGCACCATCCGGTTATTATGACGGAACAGCAGGCCTCAGCGGGTATGCCCTGAAATCCAAGCTTCATGATATTGTCTCGGCCAGGAATATCAACTGGAATTACGGAGACCTTACCAATTACTATAACCAGACCGATCTGGACCGGTATTATGACCATGGCGCCAGCAATACCACGATTCTCCTGGATATGTATTCTGAAATTCCTTCCGGACCGGATGCATACGAATATACCACTGCCAATATCATAGGAAGTGCGAGTGCAGAGGGACAGGGCTGGAACAGGGAGCACATGATGCCTCAGAGTACATTTTACAGCAATTACCCGATGTATTCGGATCTTTTCTATGTTGTACCTACGGATGCGAGGATCAACCAGCTCAGGAGCAATTATCCGTACGGGATTTCAACCACAACCGCTTCCAATATCTATTATACATTTACCAACACATCGAAAATAGGGAAGAGTGCCATTCCCAACTGGGTGTATACCGGCCGTGTCTATGAGCCTATCGATGAGTTCAAAGGGGATGTAGCGAGGAGCCTTTTGTATTTTGCGGTGAGGTATGAAGGAAAATTAGGGACTTTCAATTTCGATAATAATGTAAGCCCTGCTTCGGATACCAATCCGCTGGACGGCACAGAAGAAAGGGCTTTTGATCCTGCCTATATTGCCATGCTTATGCAGTGGCATGCCCAGGATCCGGTTTCCCAGCGGGAGATTGACCGGAATAATGCTGTGTATGCTATTCAACATAACAGGAATCCCTTTATTGATAATCCGGCATGGGTCAGCGCCATCTGGGGACAGGCTCCTGATGCCGTTGCCCCTCAGGTACCGGGAAATGCAGCGGCGATCCAGACGGGAGCCCATTTTGCTACTTTAAGCTGGTCTGCCAGTACAAGCAGCGATGTCATCGGGTATAAAATCTATCAGAACGGCAATCTGGCAGGCGCTACCAGAGGTACTTCCATCAGTATAGATCATCTTACTCCTTCCACAGCCTATACATTTACGGTGAAAGCGTATGACAACGGCTATCTGTATTCCGCGGACAGCAATACGGTATCCGTGACCACGGCAGCATCTGATGCCTACGCTAAGGATCTGTTTATTTCAAAATACCTTGAAGGCACTTCCAATAATAAGGCACTTGAAATCACCAATAAGACCGGACACCCGGTTAACCTGAGTGATTACAGGCTTTCCATACAGATGCCAAGCAGCAGCAGCTTTTATTTTCCGGACCCTTACGAACTTGAAGGCATCCTCCAGAACAATCAAACGGCCGTCATCCTGAATCCCGGAGCGAATTTCTCCTGTTACACTCTTGATCAGGCAAGATTTGTGACGGCAGCTCCCCAGATGACCTTCTCCGGGAACCAGTATGTTGAGCTGAGATATAAAAGTAATGCGACTGTTGATGCCATCGGAGTGACAGGACAGAACAATTCCTCAGTGCTTGCCAATGTTTCCTTATATAGAAAGAGCAGCATTAACCAGCCTGCTGTTACATTCGATATCAACGAATGGGAGGTATACGGAACCAATTACTGCCAGAATTTAGGCGTTTTAGGAACTTCCGATATCCTGTCTGCGTCCAATGAAAATAACAACCTGAAGCTCTATCCTAATCCTGTTTCCGAAACTATTTTCGTGAACGGAAAAACGGATGCGGTCCGTACCGCAGAAATACTGGATTATTCAGGAAAACAGATCTACCTTGAAAAAGATCCTTTCAGGTACAAAAATAGTATTCCGGTTCAGGGATTGCCTACGGGATCTTATCTTCTAAGGCTTGACGATAAAACCTATCCGTTTATCAAAAAATAA
- a CDS encoding SDR family oxidoreductase, with protein sequence MNIQLNSKNALVGAATDGIGAGIATELARCGANVTVMARNEEKLKSFTASLPIVHQGQHHRYLVADFSDFDKFRQIITDYFNESEVDILVNNTNGPKAGKDSDLNTEDYQSAFDLLFKTVCETTHLAIPGMIKRGSGRIINVSSSSVKEPIPNLALSNSIRSAVVAWAKTLSLEVGAHQITVNTILTGSFDTRRIESLINEEAEKTGKSIEEIRKAREDKIPMKRLGKPEEYGHLVAFLASDYASYITGTSIPLDGGMMNTY encoded by the coding sequence ATGAACATACAGCTTAATTCAAAAAATGCATTGGTCGGTGCTGCAACAGATGGTATCGGAGCAGGTATCGCAACAGAACTGGCCAGGTGTGGAGCCAATGTAACGGTCATGGCCCGAAATGAAGAGAAACTCAAAAGCTTTACGGCATCCCTTCCCATTGTACATCAAGGGCAGCACCATCGTTACCTGGTAGCTGACTTTTCCGATTTTGACAAATTCAGACAGATTATTACTGACTATTTCAATGAATCTGAAGTAGATATCCTGGTCAATAATACCAACGGTCCGAAAGCGGGTAAGGATTCAGATCTGAACACTGAAGATTACCAGTCTGCCTTCGACCTTTTATTCAAGACGGTTTGTGAAACGACCCATCTGGCCATTCCCGGCATGATTAAAAGGGGGAGCGGACGCATTATCAACGTATCTTCATCGTCGGTGAAAGAACCGATCCCGAATCTTGCTTTGTCCAATTCCATCCGTTCAGCAGTAGTGGCATGGGCTAAGACATTATCCCTTGAAGTGGGAGCGCATCAAATTACCGTCAATACTATCCTGACCGGATCATTCGATACCCGGAGGATTGAAAGCCTGATCAATGAAGAAGCTGAAAAAACCGGAAAAAGTATTGAAGAAATCAGAAAAGCCAGGGAAGACAAAATCCCGATGAAAAGATTAGGCAAACCTGAAGAATATGGCCATCTGGTTGCTTTCCTCGCTTCGGATTATGCATCTTATATTACCGGAACCAGTATTCCTCTGGATGGAGGAATGATGAATACGTATTAA
- a CDS encoding helix-turn-helix domain-containing protein — translation MEQKIHQGRNVKRFREMLGVKQEALALDLGDEWNQKKVSLLEQKDVIEEAILQKISEILHIPVEAFQNFDEEQAITVIANTFNTHDQSSGVSIHPINNINPIEKWLEALEEIKKINDEKMSLYERMLREKDEVIVRLEKLIQDK, via the coding sequence ATGGAACAAAAAATACATCAGGGACGCAATGTCAAACGCTTCAGGGAGATGCTGGGCGTTAAGCAGGAAGCCCTCGCTCTTGACTTAGGCGATGAATGGAATCAAAAGAAAGTTTCTCTCCTGGAACAAAAAGACGTCATCGAAGAGGCGATTCTTCAAAAAATATCCGAAATACTGCATATTCCCGTAGAGGCGTTTCAGAATTTTGATGAGGAGCAGGCGATAACAGTTATTGCGAATACATTTAACACTCATGACCAATCCAGTGGTGTAAGTATACATCCCATCAACAACATCAACCCAATTGAAAAATGGCTTGAAGCATTGGAAGAAATAAAGAAGATTAATGATGAAAAAATGAGTCTTTATGAACGAATGCTTAGAGAGAAAGATGAGGTGATAGTCAGATTAGAGAAGCTGATACAGGATAAATAA
- a CDS encoding helix-turn-helix transcriptional regulator translates to MKHKIHQGHNVKRFREMLGVKQENLALDLGDGWDQKKISLLEQKDLIEEILLQKISKVLNIPIEVFQNFEEEQAVNVIANTYSFQDFKDHAVASGFSYQPSFNPIDKIVELYERMIQQQKEMIDKLENLMQNK, encoded by the coding sequence ATGAAACACAAGATACACCAGGGGCACAATGTCAAACGCTTCAGGGAGATGCTGGGTGTCAAGCAGGAAAATCTTGCACTGGACTTAGGTGATGGATGGGACCAAAAAAAAATCTCCCTTCTTGAACAAAAAGATCTTATAGAAGAGATCCTGCTTCAAAAAATATCCAAAGTATTAAATATTCCCATAGAAGTTTTTCAGAATTTTGAGGAAGAACAGGCAGTGAATGTAATTGCGAATACGTACTCTTTCCAGGATTTTAAAGATCATGCTGTTGCTTCAGGATTCAGTTACCAGCCTTCATTCAATCCTATTGATAAAATAGTTGAATTATATGAACGTATGATTCAGCAGCAAAAAGAAATGATTGATAAGCTGGAAAATCTGATGCAAAATAAATAA